One part of the Sporosarcina ureae genome encodes these proteins:
- a CDS encoding IclR family transcriptional regulator, translating to MTKTPEVSSTVVRAISVINYLNDVSGPQGVSDISKGLGLSTTIVHRLLTTLKLEGMVFQDPRSKLYSLGTIFLDYANKILTEMPIAPVVEPWLMSLRDDTGETVGFYMPTGQMRICVLEYESQQEIRRTVGIGKRLPIHIGASGRAILAFQPPELQDRLLATLRVEERNKLEQILEEVRNQGYSTNEEEINTNVAALSAPVFDKQNRVIGALSVSGPMFRWNRKTMEPHIATLLAATEKITNAL from the coding sequence ATGACTAAGACACCGGAAGTATCGTCCACAGTAGTGCGTGCGATATCTGTGATCAACTATTTGAACGATGTATCGGGTCCACAAGGTGTTAGTGATATAAGCAAAGGTCTTGGTTTATCGACAACAATTGTGCATCGCTTGCTTACAACATTGAAACTAGAAGGTATGGTATTTCAGGATCCCCGTTCAAAACTATATTCATTAGGAACAATCTTTTTGGATTATGCTAATAAAATTTTGACGGAAATGCCTATTGCACCCGTCGTTGAACCATGGCTTATGTCATTGCGAGATGATACTGGAGAGACAGTTGGTTTTTATATGCCTACAGGGCAAATGCGTATTTGTGTACTGGAATATGAAAGTCAGCAAGAAATCAGACGCACGGTTGGAATCGGAAAACGATTGCCGATTCATATAGGTGCAAGTGGACGGGCTATTCTCGCTTTCCAGCCACCTGAATTACAGGACAGATTACTAGCTACGCTGCGCGTGGAGGAAAGAAATAAGCTAGAACAGATTTTAGAAGAAGTTAGAAATCAAGGCTATTCAACGAATGAAGAAGAAATCAATACAAATGTTGCTGCGTTGTCGGCACCAGTTTTTGATAAGCAAAATCGTGTAATTGGTGCTTTATCTGTTTCAGGGCCGATGTTTAGATGGAATCGCAAAACGATGGAACCGCATATAGCCACATTGCTTGCTGCCACAGAAAAAATAACGAATGCATTATGA
- a CDS encoding DUF3726 domain-containing protein produces MRVSHLELYTHCKKIFQALGVPYGYAEEGAETVANAEFLGLYGLQQLWDELPALQGEIEEIEILNESDSVTVIDGGKQSGMLLGKACADYLIARLEEQPSVAVCVRDTRPSRVLVQQAMYISRKGHASIILYKKPSHSSLIISSPNSIYPIMIHKRDNEDIIEGINKELGLTGDKKLKLPSVTTRFCMFGTTKVDEVDKIIDRFENTIDTKYILTTTDDFEQRWESSWQFGTEVSRELWLDLNETGKRMLVESTDQSRERGAGEMA; encoded by the coding sequence ATGCGTGTCTCTCACTTAGAATTATATACTCACTGCAAAAAGATCTTCCAGGCTCTCGGAGTTCCTTATGGGTATGCGGAAGAAGGAGCCGAAACCGTAGCAAATGCGGAGTTCCTAGGATTGTATGGTTTACAGCAACTTTGGGATGAATTACCGGCTTTGCAAGGTGAAATCGAAGAAATCGAAATACTGAATGAATCTGATAGCGTAACGGTGATCGATGGTGGAAAGCAAAGCGGTATGTTGCTTGGAAAAGCATGCGCTGATTATTTAATTGCACGCTTAGAGGAACAGCCGTCAGTAGCGGTCTGTGTACGTGATACACGACCATCACGTGTTCTCGTGCAACAAGCGATGTATATCTCGCGAAAAGGACATGCGAGTATCATTTTGTATAAGAAGCCAAGTCATTCATCATTGATTATTTCATCACCCAATTCCATTTATCCGATTATGATTCACAAGCGTGACAATGAAGATATTATTGAAGGTATAAATAAAGAATTGGGACTGACGGGTGATAAGAAACTGAAGTTACCTTCCGTTACAACGAGGTTCTGTATGTTCGGTACGACAAAGGTCGATGAAGTCGATAAGATAATAGATCGGTTCGAGAACACAATAGACACGAAATATATTTTAACAACGACAGACGATTTCGAACAGAGATGGGAATCATCTTGGCAGTTTGGAACGGAAGTTAGCCGAGAATTATGGTTAGACTTGAACGAGACAGGCAAGCGTATGTTAGTGGAATCTACTGATCAATCGCGTGAACGCGGCGCAGGAGAAATGGCATAA
- a CDS encoding aldehyde dehydrogenase family protein, with translation MMTVTNDVKVLKNYINGEWVETSGTDMLEIRNPANKDELVVKVKQSNADDAQAAIDAAAKAFPEWSKTPSPARGEYLYKIAAIMEAEADEIARVIVQEEGKTYADAFKEVNYAAGIVKFYAGEGRRMTGRIVESDVPGVQIELHKEALGVVLVVTPWNFPLSIPAWKIAPAILSGNTVVLKASSETPLTAQKFIEIVERAGVPAGVVNQLVGPGRLVTEMINHPAVKAITFTGSNRVGNLIYKEAAKDMKRVLLEMGGKNPLLVMEDADVDAAVQLAVAGGYGQTGQACTATSRVLVHKDIRQEFTDKLVEASKKIKIGNGMDEGVTMGPQVSDGERQSTLDLIEKAKAEGGEILTGGGIPEFEGSDKGYFVEPTVIGGVKTEMTIAQEEVFGPVISIIEIESIDEAIEVANDVAFGLSAAICTRNLTYMNRALNEIQAGIVKVNMTTTGTFFQAPFGGYKQSSTGTYKELGSEAVEFYCQNKTRYINSN, from the coding sequence ATGATGACAGTTACAAACGATGTGAAAGTATTGAAGAACTATATTAACGGTGAATGGGTAGAAACTTCTGGTACAGATATGTTGGAAATCAGAAACCCTGCGAATAAAGACGAGCTTGTTGTAAAAGTTAAGCAATCCAATGCTGACGATGCGCAAGCAGCTATCGATGCGGCAGCAAAAGCATTCCCTGAATGGAGCAAAACACCATCTCCTGCAAGAGGCGAATATCTATACAAAATTGCAGCAATCATGGAAGCAGAAGCAGATGAAATCGCACGCGTTATCGTTCAAGAAGAAGGAAAGACATATGCTGATGCATTTAAGGAAGTAAACTATGCAGCAGGTATCGTGAAGTTCTACGCAGGAGAAGGTCGTCGCATGACAGGACGTATCGTTGAATCAGACGTACCGGGCGTTCAAATCGAATTGCATAAAGAAGCACTAGGTGTCGTATTAGTTGTTACACCTTGGAACTTCCCATTGTCAATTCCAGCTTGGAAAATCGCACCTGCTATCCTAAGCGGTAACACAGTCGTGTTGAAAGCTTCATCTGAAACACCATTGACAGCACAGAAGTTCATCGAAATCGTTGAAAGAGCTGGCGTTCCTGCTGGTGTTGTTAACCAATTAGTAGGACCGGGTCGTCTAGTAACAGAAATGATCAATCATCCTGCAGTAAAAGCCATTACATTCACAGGATCAAATCGTGTAGGTAACTTAATTTATAAAGAAGCAGCAAAAGATATGAAGCGTGTATTGCTTGAAATGGGTGGTAAGAACCCATTGCTCGTCATGGAAGACGCAGACGTGGATGCAGCTGTTCAACTTGCAGTAGCAGGTGGATACGGTCAAACAGGTCAAGCATGTACAGCAACTAGCCGCGTACTCGTGCACAAAGATATTCGTCAAGAGTTCACGGATAAGCTAGTGGAAGCTTCTAAGAAAATTAAGATCGGTAACGGCATGGACGAAGGGGTAACAATGGGACCTCAAGTTAGTGACGGAGAGCGTCAATCAACACTTGATTTAATCGAAAAAGCGAAAGCTGAAGGCGGAGAAATCTTGACCGGTGGCGGTATTCCTGAATTCGAAGGTTCGGATAAAGGGTATTTCGTGGAACCGACAGTAATTGGTGGTGTGAAGACGGAAATGACGATTGCACAGGAAGAAGTATTCGGTCCTGTTATCAGCATCATCGAAATCGAGTCGATTGACGAAGCGATTGAAGTAGCAAACGACGTAGCATTCGGCCTGTCTGCAGCGATCTGCACACGCAACTTGACATACATGAACCGTGCATTGAATGAAATTCAAGCAGGTATTGTTAAAGTCAACATGACAACGACAGGTACGTTCTTCCAGGCACCATTTGGTGGATATAAGCAATCAAGTACTGGAACTTACAAAGAACTCGGCAGTGAAGCGGTTGAATTCTATTGCCAGAACAAAACACGTTATATTAACAGCAACTAA